One Salmo trutta unplaced genomic scaffold, fSalTru1.1, whole genome shotgun sequence genomic window carries:
- the LOC115183064 gene encoding gamma-aminobutyric acid type B receptor subunit 1-like has protein sequence MTAVGCMMALAAVFPLGLDGHHVHRKQFPVVCQFRLWLLGLGFSLAYGSMFTKIWWVHTVFTKKDDKKEKRKVNKKENNWLSL, from the exons ATGACGGCAGTGGGGTGTATGATGGCTCTGGCTGCTGTCTTCCCTCTGGGCCTCGACGGACACCACGTACACAGGAAGCAGTTCCCCGTGGTCTGCCAG TTCCGCCTATGGCTGCTTGGCCTGGGCTTCAGCCTGGCGTATGGTTCTATGTTCACTAAGATCTGGTGGGTCCACACCGTCTTCACCAAGAAGGATGACAAGAAGGAAAAGAGGAAGGTAAATAAAAAGGAGAATAACTGGCTTTCACTTTAG